ACGCCGTCGGCGTCTTACTTCTAACGGGGTTGACAAAAGATAAAAGGTATAATAGACTCCTAAGTGGAGTTCAGCTCCGACGCTTTCGGTCGGAGCTCCGACCTTTGACGCATTTGGTCAAAGCGTCGGAGTAATGACCTTTGGTCCGCCGGTGCGCGGGCTTTAATTTAATCCCCCACCCTTTCTTGATTCGCTTTCAATAATTCCAAGCATATGAAAAAAATAAAGTCCAAAATTTCAGCAAATAAATTTAAGCCTTTTATAAAGGTCGCAAACTTTAATTTATCAAGAAAGGGTGGGGGATGGATTTAAAACAATTTGCTTCGGCTTTAAACCAGATTTCGGAGGAAAAGGGCATTTCACCGGAAAAGGTTATTGAAACTATTGAGATGGCTTTGGCCGCAGCTTATAAAAAAGAATACGGCGAAAAAGGCCAGATTGTCCGCGCCAAATTTGATTCCAAAACCGGCGACGTAACATTTTCGCAAATAAAGATCGTGGTTGATGAGTCAATGCTTAAACCGGAGGAGGAAGGCGAGGAGTCGGAATCTTCCTTCGCTCCCGCCTATGCCGAGGCCTCGGCGGGCAAGGAATCTGTGGAGGGCGAGAAGAAAATCCGTTTCAATTCCGAGCGGCACATCATGCTTGATGAGGCGAAAAAAATCAAAAAGGATGTTGCCGTCAGAGATGAGTTGGAGTTTGTGCTGGAAGCCCATGAAGATTTCGGCCGCATTGCCGCTCAAACCGCCAAACAAGTAATCATTCAAAGAATTCGTGAAGCGGAAAGAGAAGCGATTTGGAATGAATATAAAGACAAAGAAGGCGAACTGGTAAGCGGCATTGTTCAGCGCGTTGAACTTCGCAACATTTTCATTGATTTGGGCAAAACGCTGGCTATTTTGCCGCGCGAAGAACAGGTTTTGGGAGAAAAATATAACATTGGCGTCAGAATGAAATTCTTCCTTTTATCGGTAAGCTCCGATCCCAAGGGTCCGGGCATTGTTTTGTCGCGTTCGCATCCAAAAATGATTTCTCGCCTTTTTGAACTTGAAGTTCCGGAAATTGTGGCAGGAACAGTTGAGATAAAATCAATCGCCCGAGAAGCCGGTAATCGGACTAAGATTGCCGTAGCGTCAAGCGAAGAAGGTATTGATCCGGTGGGCTCTTGCGTCGGCCAGAAAGGTACGAGGGTATCTGCCGTGATTTCTGAAATCGGCAGTGAAAAAATAGATATTATTGAATGGTCGGAAGATCCGGAAGTCTTTGTCGGCAATGCCATGTCGCCGGCTAAAGTTACTAAAACCGAAGTTATGCCGCGCCGCCATACGGCCAGGGTTTTTGTCCCGGAAGACCAAATATCTTTGGCTATCGGCAAGGCCGGACAAAATGTGAGATTAGCCGCCAAGCTTACCGGCTGGAAAATAGATGTAGCGGGCGCGACACTTACCGCGGCCGGAATTAAAGAAGGCGCCGCCCTTAGTGACTTGAAAGGTGTCGGAGAAAAAACTGCCGAGGTCTTGCGCGAGGCCGGCCTTAATACTCCCGAAGACATTGGTAGTTCTACGATTGAAGATTTGACTAAGATTGAAGGTATCGGAGAAAAGACGGCGGAAAAAATAATGGAATCAGCCAAAAAATTATTGGAAGATAAAAATTCAGCGGAAACAAAGTCATAAGCCCTATGGATACCCTAATACCATTCGTAATTGAAAAGTCGGGCGGCGCCGAACGCGCTTACGATATTTATTCCCGTCTTTTGAAAGAAAGAATAATTTTTCTTACCGGGCCGATTAACGATGCTGTTGCCAACACGGTTATTGCCCAGTTGATTTATCTTGATAATGAAGACTCCAAAAAAGATATTTATCTTTACATTAATAGCCCCGGGGGAATAGTAACGTCGGCTTTGGCGATTTATGACACGATGCAGTTTATCAAGCCGGATGTGGCCACGATTTGCGTCGGCATGGCGGCGAGCGGCGCCGCTCTTATACTTAGCGGCGGGAAACACGACAAAAGATTCGCTTTACCAAACGCCGAAATACTGCTTCATCAAGTTATGGGAGGCGCGCAAGGGCAGGCGGTTGAAATGGAAATTGCCGCGCGCCAAATTATTAAAGTTAAAAACCGTATCAACCAGATTTTAGCCAAACACACCGGCCAGCCGCTTAAAAAAATAGAAAAAGACACCGATCGGGATTTTTACATGACGCCGGAAGAAGCCAAATCCTACGGCGTAATTGATAAAATAATAAAAACGGTAAAATAAAAAAACAATAAAAATACTTTCCGAAGCTTATGAAAGCGTTTTAGTACGGTTTCACCCCGCAGTTGCGGGGTGAATAAAATACTTTCATCGGACAGCGAGTCCCGCGCTGGCGGGACGAGCGCGCGAGGAAAGTATTTTTATTGTTTTTTTATTTAATATTTAATTGTGGATAGTTTATTTTGCGGTTTTGTCATATAATTATCAGTATGCTTGATAAGGAATTTTTAAATGTTGATAAAGTAATTAACCAGTTTGATATTGAATCGAATGCGATTATTGCCGATTTTGGCGCGGGGCACGGATTTTTTACCATTGCTTTTGGAAAGATTGCGGCGCCTTCCGGCCAGGTTTTTGCCGTAGACGTTTTACCACAGGCGCTTGAGGCTGTAAAATCAAAGGCACGGCTTGAGGGGCTTTTTAATATAAAAACAATACACGCCAATTTGGAGAAGCCGAACGGTTCGACATTAGAAGGTGAAAGCTGTGATTTTGTTTTTATTGCCAATGTTTTGTTTCAGGTTCCGGATAAGCCAATGCTTTTAAATGAAGCGCGTCGGATTTTAAAGCCTGACGGTCGGCTGGCTGTTATTGAATGGAAGCCGTTCACTTCAGTCGGGCCAAAGAAAGAATATCGCTTAACCGAAGAAGACTTAAGGCAAATAATTTTGGCGGCCGGTTTTAATGAGATTAAAACAATTGATGCCGGCAGTCATCATTATGGGTTTATATTTAAAAAGATATAAGCAATTTTATGAATATAGGTAACTACCAAATAACCAGGGGCCAAATAGTGATTTTCGGTGCGGTTTTTATTATTGTCATCCTTCTTATTTTAGGGTTTATTGTCGGCTCAAAGCCGCCGGCACAGCAGGTAGTAAATCTGGAATTTTGGGGCCTATACGATGACGGCTATTCCATTTGGCAGCCGTTTTTTGATGCCTATCGCAGAGAAGGTAGTGCCAATGTTTTTATCAATTACACCAAAATGAATCCCGATACTTACGAACGTGATTTAATTGAGGCCCTGGCTAGCGGCAAGGCGCCCGATATTATAGCGTTTCATTCTTCCTGGCTTCCCAAGCATGGGAATAAGGTTTCTCCTGTTCCAGAGACTCTAATGACGCTAAGGCAGTTCCAAGAAACGTTTCCCGATGTTGCCGTTACGAACTTTATTTCTAAAAATCAGATTTATGCCATTCCGGTCTGGACCGACGTTTTAACAATGTTTTACAATAAAGATTTATTTAATACTGCGGTAATTGGCACGCCGCCCAAAACATGGGATGAGTTTATAAAAGTAATACAAAAACTTTCTGTAAAAGATAAATTCGGCAATTTTACAAAATCCGGAGCGGCACTCGGTACCGCGGATAATGTAAATAACGCCGCCGATATTTTAAGTTTGCTGATGCTTCAAATCGGCGCCAAGATGGTAAGCGACGATGGGCAAGGAGCGACTTTTGACCAGAGCGTTACGGTTAACGGTAATTTATTTCTTCCGGGAGAATCGGCGTTAAGATTTTATACCGATTTTGCTAATCCAAAATCCAGCGCCTACTCTTGGAATGACAAAATGCCGGATTCTTTTGAAGCTTTTATCACCGGGAAAACCGCCATTATTTTTGACTACGCGGTTAATATGCCGGAAATAAAAAAGAGGGCGCCGAATTTGCGCTTGGGCATAGCAGCAATGCCTCAGCCGGCCAATGCTTCAAGGGATGTTAATTACGCCAGCTACTGGGGCTATGCCGTGCCGCTGGCCTCAAAAAATTCTCAAGCCGCTTGGCAATTTCTCCTTTATTTGACCAGGAAAGATATAAATCAGTCATTTTCAAACGCAGTTCTGCGGCCGGCTTCAAGAAGAGATGTAATAAGCGAAGAACAAACATCCGCTGATTTGGGCATTTTTGCCGAAGAAATTCTTTCGGCAGTCAGCTGGTATCAAGTTGACCCAATGGCAATTAAAAAAATCTTTAAAGATATGATAGATGCCGTTGTATTGAGCGGCGATAAGCCAGCCGATGCCTTAAGAGACGCGGCGAGCAAGGTAACGTTTTTGATGAGGAGGTAGTGCAAATTTCTAATTTCTAATTTCTAAACAAATCCCAATGTCTAAATTGAAAAATCTAAAATTGTTTGCCGTTCTTTTTCTTTTTGCCATCGCGATAGCTGTGCCGGCGCAGGCGCAGGTTATCGGTAATCTTGATTTTCTCAAGGGTATTGTGCCTTGTGGGACTTCTTATACTGGCAATACTCCATGTACGGTTTGCCATTTTTACAAACTGCTTCAGAATATCATCAACTTCATGCTTTATGTAACGGCGTCGCTTGTCACGCTGATGGCGGTTTATATCGCTTTTCTTTTCCTTTTTTCCGGAGGGTCGCCATCAAAAATTACGGATGCTAAAAGCAAGTTATGGCTTCTCGTTTGGGGCACCGTTGTTGTTTTGGGTTCCTGGCTATTGATAAATACCGTTTTAAACTTTGTGGTTAATCCGCAGGTGTTTCCCATGCCCTGGAATCAAATTAGTTGTGAGATTAGCCAATTACCAAGTAGAGAAAACTTTGTGTCGCCATTGCCTGTTAATAACTATTACTTGTAATTATCCAGATAGTGTGCTATAATGGACCCTATAGACATATGAAGCGGATTCTTATTTCATTCTTTTTGTTTTTTTACTTTATGGTTGCTATCGTTACGGTATCGGCTCAAACAATTAGTATTCCCAATCCTCTGGTATCCGGCGACATCCCGACTTTAATTGATAAAATCGCCTCCTGGCTTTTGGGAATAGGGACGGTCTTGGCGACTATCGTGATTTTATGGGCGGCCTTTCTCTTTATGACTTCCGGCGGGAACAAAGACAAGGTGACTCAAGCCAGACAGACATTGTGGTACGCGGTAATCGGCCTTACGGTTTTACTTTTAGCTAAAGGCGCGACACTGTTTATTCAAAATACTTTAAGCGGTAATTTCTAACCCATTCGACAAGCTCGGGGTTATACTGTAAAATCGAAGTATAAATTAAAAAATTATTAAAATTAAAGTAATATATTATGAAAGAAAAATTTTTTAAGGGAGCGATCGTTGGCGTCGGTTTGGGCATGGCTTTATTGCCGTTTCTAGCGTTAGCAGCTACAGTGCTGCCGGGACCGATTATAACCAACCCCACACAGATTTCTGTATTGATTCAAAAAATTCTTAGTTGGATAGCCGGTATTATAATGGTGATTGCCGTGATTATGCTGCTTTTTTCGGCAATTTTGTACTTAACGGCCGGTGGCAGCGAAGATAGAGTTGGAAAAGCCAAAAGCTATTTGCTTTACGCTATTGTTGGCATTGTGGTGGCGCTTCTCACTTTCTCGGTTCAGCCATTTATTACTGCTGTTTTAGAGGGAAGGTTTTAATCAAGGCAGACAAAAACCAACCCCGCCCCGAGCTTTGTCGAGGGGCGGGGTTTTGTTATCCCCATTTTGTCCCCAAAACTATTGATGTCGGACATCAATAG
The genomic region above belongs to Parcubacteria group bacterium and contains:
- the nusA gene encoding transcription termination/antitermination protein NusA, with the protein product MDLKQFASALNQISEEKGISPEKVIETIEMALAAAYKKEYGEKGQIVRAKFDSKTGDVTFSQIKIVVDESMLKPEEEGEESESSFAPAYAEASAGKESVEGEKKIRFNSERHIMLDEAKKIKKDVAVRDELEFVLEAHEDFGRIAAQTAKQVIIQRIREAEREAIWNEYKDKEGELVSGIVQRVELRNIFIDLGKTLAILPREEQVLGEKYNIGVRMKFFLLSVSSDPKGPGIVLSRSHPKMISRLFELEVPEIVAGTVEIKSIAREAGNRTKIAVASSEEGIDPVGSCVGQKGTRVSAVISEIGSEKIDIIEWSEDPEVFVGNAMSPAKVTKTEVMPRRHTARVFVPEDQISLAIGKAGQNVRLAAKLTGWKIDVAGATLTAAGIKEGAALSDLKGVGEKTAEVLREAGLNTPEDIGSSTIEDLTKIEGIGEKTAEKIMESAKKLLEDKNSAETKS
- a CDS encoding ATP-dependent Clp protease proteolytic subunit, which translates into the protein MDTLIPFVIEKSGGAERAYDIYSRLLKERIIFLTGPINDAVANTVIAQLIYLDNEDSKKDIYLYINSPGGIVTSALAIYDTMQFIKPDVATICVGMAASGAALILSGGKHDKRFALPNAEILLHQVMGGAQGQAVEMEIAARQIIKVKNRINQILAKHTGQPLKKIEKDTDRDFYMTPEEAKSYGVIDKIIKTVK
- a CDS encoding class I SAM-dependent methyltransferase — its product is MLDKEFLNVDKVINQFDIESNAIIADFGAGHGFFTIAFGKIAAPSGQVFAVDVLPQALEAVKSKARLEGLFNIKTIHANLEKPNGSTLEGESCDFVFIANVLFQVPDKPMLLNEARRILKPDGRLAVIEWKPFTSVGPKKEYRLTEEDLRQIILAAGFNEIKTIDAGSHHYGFIFKKI
- a CDS encoding extracellular solute-binding protein; amino-acid sequence: MNIGNYQITRGQIVIFGAVFIIVILLILGFIVGSKPPAQQVVNLEFWGLYDDGYSIWQPFFDAYRREGSANVFINYTKMNPDTYERDLIEALASGKAPDIIAFHSSWLPKHGNKVSPVPETLMTLRQFQETFPDVAVTNFISKNQIYAIPVWTDVLTMFYNKDLFNTAVIGTPPKTWDEFIKVIQKLSVKDKFGNFTKSGAALGTADNVNNAADILSLLMLQIGAKMVSDDGQGATFDQSVTVNGNLFLPGESALRFYTDFANPKSSAYSWNDKMPDSFEAFITGKTAIIFDYAVNMPEIKKRAPNLRLGIAAMPQPANASRDVNYASYWGYAVPLASKNSQAAWQFLLYLTRKDINQSFSNAVLRPASRRDVISEEQTSADLGIFAEEILSAVSWYQVDPMAIKKIFKDMIDAVVLSGDKPADALRDAASKVTFLMRR